ATTTTTGGTTGCAGAATTTGTTGCCAACAACTTGGACCGTAGTAATACATTGATGGAAGAAAGAAATGAATCACTGGTAGAGTACTCATTTTTCCCATCAGCCATCTCAGACTCAGAGTCAGAAAGTTTCAGTTGGATATGGAATGGAACAAATCCAAACTCCTCTATTTCCATTCCATCAATCTTCCCAGCCAATGACTCAAATAGTGAAAGTTATGGCAGTTCAGGATCCAATGAAACATCTCCAGAATTCTCTTATAATTCCAATTCCATAGTGTCATTCTTCCCACCAGCCTGGTCTCCAACAGACAGTCCCGAAAATTATGAGATAGTAATTAGAAATCCTTCCACTACCATAACCTCCTCTTTTTCCCACTTCTTTCCACTACCTAATGGACCAACAAGAAGTTTTTCCATTCCATTAATTTTCCCACCCACCATATCTGAGACTGAGACAGACGATAGTTGTTCAGAAAAGTGGTGGCTGGATAAGTCAAGGAAGTAAAAGGCCTAGTCATGGATGTGACTATTATGTTGTCGGTCAGATGAAGGTTTCCAGCTCTTCCAACAACCAGTTCTTGGTGAGAGAATCTGTCTTGTCAGGTGTTGAGCTAAGACAGGCAGATCAAGAACCACTGGAAATCGTGACAAACAAGGAGCTTGCAGCCGTTGTTGTCAAGATCCCTAATGAAAACATAAGCCACGATGGAACGGAGAATGATAAAGATTTTATGGAGAAGCTCTGCATAAAATGTTTGCCAGAAGACAGGTGCTCTTGCAACTACAAAGAAACTGAAGACTCTGATAGTATTGTAGTCATACTTCCAGGTGGTGCTCATGGCTCACCAAGCAAAGGAGAGCCTTCCCGATTGATGGATCGATGGAAATCTGGAGGATCATGTGACTGTGAAGGTtgggatgttggctgcaaactGTGTGTTCTCTCCAaccagaaccaaagcactaagATTCCCAAGATCTCCAAAGATTGCCCTATCCCAGACCATATTGAACTTTTTCTCCAGGTACTACCATTATCCTTCAGCCTTTGTTTTTGTCCCCACTTGTTTATATTGATGTGCCAATTACATATACATAATGTACACTTGCATTCAGGGAGGATCTCAGCAGGCCAGTCCCTTCTTCAGCATGACAGAATTGAAGGATGGGTTATACTCAATTGAATTCAATCCATCAATCTCTCTGTTGCAATCATTCTTCATTTGTGTCGCAGTGTTAAGCTGTAAGAGACCGTTCAATCTCTTGGACATGTCTGAAGCAAAAGTTTTCAAGGAACCtattttgaatgaaaatgaTGGAAGCCAAAGAAGAGCATCTGCAAAATATGCTCCAAATCCATCCTCCTCCCCTGTTGGTAGGGTCTAGTTTCACACATGGAAGCTGTTATTTAGCTGTCAAAAATCTTCAACTACATAGCAACTTAAGAGAGAGACTAGAAGTACTGTACTCTAAAGAAGAGGATGGAACTCTTGAAATTTGCCAAATACCGGAGATAATGCTATACTTTTTTAGGCATACTCAGTTCTGCGTAAATgctccttgttttttttttttttttgttaatacgTAGAGGTGAGAAATTGAACCCTCCAACAAATTGTCATTGTAAGGAAAATCTTTTGCCTACAATATAAAGAATGAAGGTATCTGCTTTAAAATTGGTCTAAATCAAACTGATTATGCATTTAAGCAGAATTTGATTATATATGGATCCTTCCTGAAGGTGGAAAGTCCCTTCTGCAGATTCTAAGTTTTGGgttctttcaagtttcaagaaGGGGCAGTGAACCGACTTATCATTTTGGCCAACAAATAAATGGTGTGAAGCTGTGTGGTGAGGGAAGAATAAGAATTTCTTTATTATCTTTCAGACAAACTGAATTTTGAAGAAGTCATTACATGATTAGATTTAGGGCCCATTtggatgaagggagagagagaggaggagtaGAGCCCTCCCCCTTCATCCAAACTGACCATAAAGTGCAAGTGGCCTGGCTTTTATGCCAATAACGTGCACATTTTCTGGATAGAAATACAATGGACATGCCCATTACCCAAGCATTAGAGTAAATAGCTGGAATGCATAAATGCATCTGAAGGAAACCTAATAATATTAGAACTTCCATGGGCGGTCTCTTTTAGCCGGTGAATGGCATCTAAACTCAATGAAATCAATGTCtttcgttttctttttctaaaaatattgatATCATGTCATGGCCGTGAAAGGAGAGATTTTGTGCTGAAGTACCATGGATTATACAATCTAGCTTACAATTCATTGCGGATAAAATTAGTATGCAATTGATTGTCGAGATCAATGTCAAGTTAGAAATTTAGTGAGACACTTTAGAATCTAAAAGCTTTCAGTTAATTAAGACTAAAATAAACTACATGGAATATAAATTTggtaaaacaagaaacaaagatGAAGGGGCTATGAGACTTGATAGTCAAGAGATACCAAAGAGTGAGAGCTTTCAATAACTTGTATCAATAATTGAATCATAAAATAAGAGGAAGGTGCATAAAGTGGAGAAGCACATATGTAGTACTATGTGATCATAGAATACCTATTAagttaaaggaaaaattatataagacCATCTATTCTCAATAATACTAAATGTTGGGCTATTAAGAAacaacatattcataaaatgcAAGTAGTTCAAATAAGAATGCTAAAGTGAAAATATATGGAAATGCAGTCATCATTTAGAGGAATCCCCTCAACCGGCCTTGGAAGCCCTGTATTTTGATGCTCTGTATTTTGATGATCGTTAAGTTATAATACAAAGtggcattttcaaaaaatgaggaCATTTGCTCAAAGATATGGGTGGCCTCTATTAATGAAAAGATGAGTAAGAGTTGCTTGAGTTATTTTTGTCATGAGAGCAAATAATGCACCATTGATAGAGAgtaagggttttttttaaaaaaaattcaagttgaGGGAGTAAAGAAAGGTAGAAATAGatcaaaaataacattaataagaactctaaaaaatgacatgtcaatGAAAGAGGTAATAGAGAACATAACTTTGGATAAAATAGAATGGCAACAAGGAAAATATACATAGCCGACTCTACCTTGACTCTTAACTTATTTGGGACTAGAGCTTTATTGTTGtgttgtaaacttgtaattaaTTGTCAAGAGTGGAGGGACCAAGCTTCTCAACCCCTAGAGAGGCAAGGTGGGAGAGCGCACAATTGGAAATACAAGCAAAACTGCAAAATGCAATGAAAGAGAATTTATTATATATCATGAATTATATTAATTGATCTCATAAATCAATAGGCGAGGCATGGTGAATACAGATAAACCATTGACCATCAATCCTCTCAAATACATTTGTTGCAAACTGTACCCCCCATTTGCTACCTTCGGTTTTAACAAACTCCCTGCACGTAACATACCCCACATCCCCTTTAACATGAACCCTAAGATCTTTCAGCTGAATCTCTAGCGGGAAATCATAGTCCGCCCACACAAACTCCCAGCTTTCCATTACATCATCATAACCAGATATCCCAGAGACACCAGGGTGCACAATACAGACCTCATCCCCCTTAGCCCAAAGAGCTTGCATGGTAGCTAAATCCCCAGTCCTAAATGAGTCATAAAATCGAGCATTTGCTAGCAATACTGAAGTCTGGCTATCCTCATGGAGATTTTTAAGGCTATCCCTAATTTTTGCTGCTTCAACATAGTTTTCTTCTGAAATGGCAATCTGTAGGTCCTGCTCTAAGGTCTGCTCATCCATTATAATGCTTTCACTACTTAAGGGGTCCTTAGAGTCCTCACTTGTTACTTGACATGGTCTCAATGTGGGCAAAATGGAAACTTGTTGAAAGAGTTCTGCACTAATTACACAGAATTAGAAGTGCTTAAAACTTAGGCATGATAATAGAAAATTGGAATATAATTAGACAGAAAAACCATGTCCCATAGATGGTCAATGGACATAAAATTGTGATTACACCTGATGGTGTAACAATTAATTATAAGTATAAGCTGAAAggagcaccaaaaaaaaatttgtggcaaagcCTAGGACTCACTGGATCTTCCAGTTTGCAAGCTGAAGCGACAATGATCAGGCGAAAAATGGATTTTATGTCCTCTTCCAAAGCCTTTAGCTGGAACAAAATCATATTGCTTCAAGGAAGTTGTTGAAAGACGGTGTAGTGGTGCAAAACTATTGACAAATGAACATGGCAAGCTACAAACTGCCCTGATATTAGAAACATTTCCCTATAAAAGTAAAGATTAAGATAGATAAATATAACTTAAATAAACTCATAAAAGACCTATGAACAGCATAAACTCAGAGACAGAAGCTTTGGACTCAAATTGTCTTACAAATCTTTCTTCAAATGAATAAAATGTGACTTATTTCATTAATGATtagtttatcaatttttttcccttgataAATTCCAGTGGTTACAATGGGGGAGGGGGAATTTGAACCCTACACTTCTCGATTGGAAACACAGGTGCCAATTATCTAATTCCAATATCAAATAAAGCTAAGCATTGATTTGCAGTATAATAAGTACAGcaaaaagtaaatttttctCAATAACCGTTCAACTTTCACCACTACTTATCACTTTCAACCTCAACTAAGGTAGTACTTGACAAGTCATCAAAAATgactttgtttttaaaataattctaCAAGTTTAAGCATTTTCTACCTCgtctcctttctcttttttttttttttttttttttttttttcttcttctaatttgTCTgtctaatattttctaaaacccAGATATAACAAATTAAGATTCCCAAAAGCTACtgcaacaaaaattgaaaaattaaaaagtgggTTTTTCATAGACCGAAGctctaaacccaaaaattcTAAGATATGCTATAGTTTTACCTTAAACCTAAACCTTTTTGTATTTGGGTTCAAAACCCAGATAAGTATACCTTCAGAAAAACACTAAATTTAGCTTCTTATAGTTTCTAACTTCAATTTATCACTATCAGCACCTAAAAATGCACTATTCAAAAGCAAAGTAAAGGATTAACGGGGGCGAAGCAGAACTCACATTGAAGCAGAAGCTAGATCCATGAAGCGTCATCGTTAATTACAATGAGGACGCCAAGAATTAGGGCTAGGGTTTTGACCTGTCAATGACTTTGAGGCTAACTCTAATGAAATGGAATAGGATCACATTTTCACATTATTGAGTTCAAGCTTCaaaaggggttttttttttttttttttttttttttttcagagatTGAATTTAAGAATTAGGATCAAGTAGCCAAGAAAGAAATGAGAAATGGCTGGGCTCAATAGTTGAATGAAACTAAAATGGGCTATGTTAGATGAATGGATCTAATGGGCTTGTACAACCAAACATTAGGTTGGGtataattcaattattttgGACTCTTTAATTTGGGCTGGGAAGAAACTTTAGCCCAATTCTGTttgaatatttttacaaaaatcataattttgatTAAATGGTCATTCAAGTGAAATGATGAAAtcgtttttatatatttaaaattcaatcaatATAATAATATCTCATTGATGGTCTACATTTCATGAGTTGGCAAATTCATGCtaattgaatagaaaataattccATACGTTGAAGTCTTACAGCTATCAGTTGTTTCCTTATTTAACGGTTATTGCCAAAACGTTTTTTTGAAGCCTTGACGTTAAGGTTGCTAATGAAAGTTTTCTGCATTTggcctcttttttctttttttctttttttctttttttttgtcctaTGCACACTATTCACGAAACTCGCAAATACggattttaacaaatttttctttaaaactgggtctcacgatactattcacgtatttaaaaattattttatgtgtttcagtttttaacaataagtggtatccaaataGGACTGAAATAGAAAAGACTTGTGATGGGACATTTttaatccacaaaaaaaaaaaaaaaaaaaaaaaaccaagtgaCATGACATGCATGTCTAGGTTGTGAGCAGGGACAAAACTAGAACTTTGCATTAAGGGGGCGACTCTGCCTCTAATTTGGCAACTTCTTAGCtgcaaaggtttttttttttttttttttttttttagtttttgatgtGTGCATTTGCtaagtaaagacaaaattattctatttaaaactttttaaaggacCAGTTGTTTGTTTGAGTAAAATTGGTTAATaggacttaattttttttagctttgctattggtgatttttgttgttgcacaAATGTTTTTGGGCTAGTATAtgttgttttagattttagatctataaatttttttaatggcctttaaaatgaggaaagtGCTAAAGGTATATTGCTGATATAatgagtgattattgataaataaaaaagttttgtaaATGATAGGCCCATATgtgaaccaataaaaatttgtacatcaacagtttataaaaatattgtagataagtTTGTAACTGTAATgttactctaaaaaaaaaaatcaatgatatttgtagggacacaaaatctttatcGGCCCATCAACGTTGTTGGGCTCACACACGGAAGGtcccccacaataatatttgtagagagtgggcttgaaaggccagcgttgggtcacagggcgacatttcgggccggactataggtgaaccGATATGAGATAGAGCTTTGGGCTGTATATTCTGGCccatcaatcttgtatctaggagggttcggctcctcggatcatgtccgaggagcgatggtgttgtccccggttacccgtcggaggGGTTTTTATGTGGAGTCCGGCGTGTATtatccagacattctctttcatcaagtctttctccagaagctagatgggagtCCCCCCTTTCCTTATTAGTTtatctttccttttatactagcctgcgtttgTTGTtccccgtccacgtgtagggtcgatctttccaggacagatatctgtcccatcaatctaatccctGAATCGggggagatggtccataaagcctaaaaatccggctctgtttggggcggtgtcatgtcaatgaagggtattaaggactatttccgtgagatattttctgatctttcaagttcGCCTATATCCCATTCTCGTCAGTGGGcttctgggctttccgaggactgagcggtcctcggacgtatctttgaaccacatcgggctcactatttttgggcttgggccctggcctcctttagtttggtgacctgtggactccccataagcgagcgagccgggcccatagaccattgggccccacaatagcccctcaaaaccctgctgtccaacgtcttggttggaaaggtgggttttgataatatcgagccttaactgcggctcatttaattcggccccTGATCAACGTTGGTGACTCTTCACCTCCACGAGGAATGCCccggtctacgagccgtttttcctggatttacgtacgttgccgttatgccgcgtggttatccGCAACATGCCTTTAATCTCTTACCATTTACGAGACCTTCTAGATGTAACGGTTACCGATAGTGTGGGAAAACGAAGCGGCGCgttatactctggatttccctggggatctgaatgtgtcacatacccttttcttcgtcccctatataaagagagaagacagggGGTGACCTTTCCATATCAgaatccctcacgttcttctCAGAATCCACTCCCTCCATCCGACTCTTCACTACTCAATAATACTTCTCTcatagtaatccaccatgaacaaacccttcttttcccagaaacgccatgtcccaacaaaactcgagatggctcggtcgaggcaagggtggcggaggcttaagatttgcctccccgttcttttagccaaaatccgaagcagggactcgtcatacCTCGCTtatggtgtgactgagtcgaaaacctcccttgtcatctccatctgctctttcatgagcatacctaatatgcctccccttttccctcttttgctccttttactttcttttcattacttctctcttcttctcctccttcccgctcatgtcctccatcttctttttcccttgcattcttcagtgacaagagcttgctgaagtgcttccatgtcttccaattcttcttccttctccttcattatttttgtataaggatcttctcctgatacgagcagtactgaggcatagagttcagaaagactttgaaggcgaattcaaaagacacctgatggtttacttacttgtgttacggatgttgttattgttttagcaattcatttttttttgtataggcttgtttaagcccttccttgtatgttgtaacaatttttcatattaataaaagtgattgttactctatttcgtatgtcttgtctatatattttaacaaatgtgaaagtgctgctcggcataatagtatagcatttgaatcaataataaataaggccaaagtaatcgttgataaaaagatgccacgatgattttaacaaaattattattcaacataacaatctGACCAGTGAGGAaagagacttatcttaaaattagcagTGATGGGCGTCaaatgctcgataaggtgtGAGAGGTatttatccgaggacatgttacccatcggatgaatggcctccttaggttgacgatcattaggttgctCTGCCATCTCCATGATGCGTGAGACTTAACCctttcttcattcgggcagttgatttcccaagcagcctgagtccgaggactttgcaaaacctgggttttgttcaagacttatgcgttttatcttatgtacttgactTTTCTCcctttaggcttgagtccgagacttgggtCTTTATCGGTAccgggttttcccttttagcttgggtccgaggaccatgcaagccttaggttctgtccaagaccaacgtCTGCATTAGTACTGGGTTTCcccttttagcctgagtccgaggaccatgcaagccttaggttctgtccaagaccaacgtctgcattagtacttggttttcccttttagcctgagtccgaggac
The sequence above is drawn from the Quercus robur chromosome 7, dhQueRobu3.1, whole genome shotgun sequence genome and encodes:
- the LOC126692708 gene encoding uncharacterized protein LOC126692708; the protein is MTLHGSSFCFNGNVSNIRAVCSLPCSFVNSFAPLHRLSTTSLKQYDFVPAKGFGRGHKIHFSPDHCRFSLQTGRSKLFQQVSILPTLRPCQVTSEDSKDPLSSESIIMDEQTLEQDLQIAISEENYVEAAKIRDSLKNLHEDSQTSVLLANARFYDSFRTGDLATMQALWAKGDEVCIVHPGVSGISGYDDVMESWEFVWADYDFPLEIQLKDLRVHVKGDVGYVTCREFVKTEGSKWGVQFATNVFERIDGQWFICIHHASPIDL